The Kosmotoga olearia TBF 19.5.1 sequence ATCGGAAAGCATGGTGCTGAGGTCTTAAGAGACGGTGATACTGTTTTAACCCACTGTAATGCTGGAGCTCTTGCAACGGTAGATTATGGAACGGCCCTTGGTGTTATAAGAGCAGCGGTAGAACAAGGAAAGAAGATAAAGGTGTTCGCTGATGAGACAAGACCTTATCTTCAGGGTGCCAGGCTAACCGCATGGGAACTAATGAAGGATGGCATAGATGTTACTTTGATTTCTGATAATATGGCTGGCTGGGTAATGAAAAAAGGATGGATTAATGCTGTTGTTGTCGGCGCTGACAGGATTGCAGCCAATGGAGATGTTGCAAATAAAATCGGGACGTACTCCGTTGCCATCCTCGCACAGAAACATGGTATTCCTTTTTATGTGGCGGCACCTTTATCAACGATTGATTTGAACACACCAACAGGTGATGAAATACCGATAGAGGAACGAAGTCATAGAGAGATCACCCACGTTCAGGGAGTCCAGATTGCTCCCGATAATATCAAATGTTATAATCCTGCTTTCGATGTTACACCCTCACACCTGATAACAGGTATAATAACAGAGAAGGGGATCGTTAGACCTCCATACGATGTGGAATTAAAAAAACTTTTTGAATGAGTGTTGGGATTTGATGTTCAATGTTATCTGACCCCCGTAAAGGGGGTCAGTTTTAGGAGGAATTCTGTGGCGGACTTTGCGGTAATAAATTCACGTAGAGAAATACGCCTTTTTTCTTCTTCGATACCTTCTATTCTTCTGATAAACGGCAGGAGAGCTTCTTTCATTATTGATGAGTTTAATGGAGTGAAATTGATAAAAGTCGATTTTGATCTCTCCGTTTATGACGAAGTTATCATCGAACTGTCCAATGGTTTATCGGTACCAGCTTATCCTGTTGGGTTAATTGATGAATCCGAAATTACTTATGATGATTGGCTCGGTTATAAAATTGAGGATGACAGCATTGTTTTAAAGGTCTGGGCACCGGGACCCCAGAGGCTTTTTATCGAAATTTTCGAATCTGAGAGTAGCGCAGATTTGCCAGTTGTTGTTCCTATGGAACTCGATAAAGAAACTGGTGTCTGGTCTGTGAAAATCAGTAAAAAATTTCTTAATTCCGCTTATCGTTATAGGATAGAGCGTTTTGGAAAAATCCTTTACTCTCCGGATCCATATGCCCCAGCTGCTACGGTTAACGGTAAACTTTCCTATATCCTCAAATTTGATGAATTTGTTCCGGAAGGTTGGGAAAGTGATGAAGGTCCGAAATTGGATTCTCCTGTCGATGCAATTATCTATGAAGCTCATGTCAAAGACCTTTCGACTTCCTGGACCGCTAACTTTCAAGACCGTGGAAAATTTGTGTCTCTGTTAGAAGCTGACGCTTCCACTGTTTTGGGTGATAAAGCAGGTATAGCTCACATTCGCGAACTTGGTGCGACCCATATCCAGTTTCTGCCTCTTCAGGACTTTGGAAGTGTTGATGAGGTTGATGACAACGCTTATAACTGGGGTTATGACCCAATGCTTTATAACGTTCCAGAAGGTTCGTATTCAACCGATCCATGCTCTCCTGAAAGAAGAATCCTGGAATTTAGAAAACTGGTAAGTGCAGTACACAAAAACGGTCTAGGTGTAATACTCGACGTGGTTTACAACCACACTTATGTTATTGATACTCCTTTCAACAGACTTGTTCCCTATTACTATTACAGACTCAAGGAAAATGGCGAGTTTTCGAATGGTTCTGGTTGTGGCAATGAACTTGCGACAGAAAGAACTATGGTCAGAAAATTCATAATCGATTCATTGAAGCACTGGGTAAGGAATTATCATGTAGATGGTTTTCGTTTTGATCTAATGGCCCTTCTGGGAAAAAGTACTGTACTAGAAATTGAGCGAGAATTGAGACAGGTAAAAGAAGATCTTCTTCTTTACGGTGAACCATGGTCAGCTGCTTCGAGTTCTATAAAAGATGTGTGTCTCACAAAGGGTGAGCAAAGAAATATCAACATTGCGGTTTTCAACGATGATCTAAGAAATGCTCTCAAAGGCTATCCTGATGATGAATCAAAAGGATTTGTTTCCGGCGAACGCGGTTGGGAAACGGGCATTGTGATAGGTATGCTGGGGGAGATCGATTACTCGCATGTTTTCAAGGGGTTTACTGCACACCCCACAGAAACCATTAATTATGCTTCTGCTCATGATAACCTCACCCTTTACGATAAACTTATCAAAAGCGTTCCAAAAATATCTTTCGAAGAAAGAAAAAGAATGGCAGCTCTGGCCCTCAGTATAATACTCACTTCTCAGGGAATAGCATTCATACATGCAGGTTCTGAGATGCTCAGAACAAAGTTTTTAGAAGAAAACAGTTATCGCTCTGGTAGCTTGATCAACGAACTGAATTATCTTCAAAAACGGATATACAGGGATTTTCACGAATATATACGGGGGTTGATTCTGCTCAGGAAGAACCATCTTCTTTTCAGACTTCGTACTGCAGATGAGGTAAGAAGACATGTTGAAGTACTCCACATTGCCGATGGTTTTGTTTCAGTAAGATTGAAAGATGATCAAGAAGAGATTTTAGTAGCGCACAACGCTAGAAATGAAGCGGTTTCTTTAAACATTAGCGGGACTTGGAAGTTGCTGGTGTACGATTGTAAAATTGATCTGGATGGACAAAGAAAGGTACTGGATACCATTAAGGTGGAGAGATTGTCTACGACAGTGGCGATCAGGATGAAAGATGAGAGATGAGAGGCCGAGAACCGAGAGGGTGAGAAGGCGAGAGAGCGAGATCCGAGAATCCGAGAATCGGTATGCTTGCAAGTGCGTATCAACTGCGAAGCAGTTCGAATCAACTCCGAAGGAGTTCGTGACAACTCAGAATGAGTTCGCTCCAATTCCGAAGGAATTCGTATCTGCCGTAAAGCGGCACTCGAACACCGGTTCTCGACGTTTTTTCTCACAACGTACAACCAACAACGTTTTTCACGCGCTAGCGTGCATACCGGATCTCGGATTCTCGGATCTCGGACTCTCGGTGTTTTTCCGCACAACCTACAACCAATTTTAAATAAGGAGGTAATACCCGTGTGGGAATTGCTTGCAAAGGGCGATCCCGAGGTTTATGAGATCGTTATGAAGGAGCTTGGCAGGCAGGAGGAGGGTTTAGAGCTCATTGCTTCGGAGAATTTTGTTTCTCCTGCAGTTATGGAGGCAATGGGTTCGACTTTAACGAACAAATACGCTGAGGGATACCCAAGGAGGCGTTATTATGGAGGTTGTAAGTTTGTTGACGAAGCTGAACAACTTGCCAGAGAACGTGTGAAGAAACTTTTTAATTGTAAATACGCGAATGTTCAGCCTCACTCAGGTTCTCAAGCAAACATGGCAGCGTATCTTGCTGTGGCGAATCCCGGTGATACTATTATGGGAATGTCGTTGAGCCATGGCGGACATCTAACCCACGGTTCACCGGTAAATTTTTCAGGGAAGCTTTTCAATATAGTATCCTATGGGGTTGATCTCGAAACAGAGGTTCTCGATTATGATGAGATAGAGAGACTGGCGCTTGAACATAAACCAAAGATCATTATTGCCGGTGGAAGTGCTTATTCAAGGATTATTGATTTTAAGCGCTTCAGGGAAATAGCTGATAAAGTCGGAGCTTATCTTATCGTTGATATGGCCCATTTTGCTGGGTTGGTTGCAGCCGGTCTTTATCCCAATCCAGTGGATCATGCTCATATAGTTACTTCTACCACGCATAAGACCTTAAGGGGACCTCGAGGTGGTTTGATACTTACCAATGACGAGGAACTTTATAAAGCGATAAACAAAGCGGTATTTCCGGGAATTCAAGGGGGACCGTTAATGCATGTGATAGCGGCCAAAGCGGTTGCTTTTGGTGAAGCTTTAAAGGATGAATTCAAAGAGTATCAAATGAGAATTATTACAAACGCCAAAGCCCTGGCAAAAGAGCTGGAAAACCTTGGATTGAGAATCGTTTCCGGTGGAACAGATACCCATCTGTTCCTTGTTGATCTTAATCCGAAGAATGTAACCGGTAAAGCAGCCGAAAAAGCTCTTGAAAGTGCGGATATAACTGTCAACAAGAATACTATCCCGAAGGAAACGCGTTCCCCGTTTGTTACGAGCGGTATCAGAATTGGAACGCCTGCTGTTACTACCCGAGGCATGGGTGAAAGTGAGATGAAGGTTATTGCGGAGCTCATAGTGAAGGTTATAGATAATATTCAGGATGAAAAGGGAACAATACCGGAAGAAATAAGAGAAGAGGTAAAAAAAGCTGTCCATGAACTCACTGAAAAGTTCCCGTTGTACAAAGATCTTACGTGAATTGAGGCGAGAGTATGAGAAACCTTATGGTTGTTAATCATCCTTTGATTCAGCATAAACTTTCTATTCTAAGGAACAAGGATACAGGACCGAAGGAGTTTAGAGAACTCACCAGGGAGATAACCTTACTTCTTACCTACGAAGCTACAAGACATTTACCAACTTACGAAACCAAAATTGAAACGCCCCTTTGTGCAACAACAGGAAAAATGATAGAGGATAAGAAAGTGACAGTTGTTCCCATCCTACGAGCAGGTCTCGGAATGGTTGAAGGAGTGCTTTCGTTGATGCCCAATGCTTCCGTGGGGTTCGTAGGGCTTTATAGAGATCCTCAAACCATCAGGCCGGTGGAATATT is a genomic window containing:
- the upp gene encoding uracil phosphoribosyltransferase, with product MRNLMVVNHPLIQHKLSILRNKDTGPKEFRELTREITLLLTYEATRHLPTYETKIETPLCATTGKMIEDKKVTVVPILRAGLGMVEGVLSLMPNASVGFVGLYRDPQTIRPVEYYCKLPKLNDNEIFVLDPMLATGFSSAVAIDMVKKAGGKRISLMCLIAAPEGVKEIVNTHPDVRIFTASLDERLNDHAYILPGLGDAGDRLYRTK
- the mtnA gene encoding S-methyl-5-thioribose-1-phosphate isomerase, with the protein product MSKLKTMTLEWTGESVIFIDQRKLPTQEIYVECETYEDVYVAIKDMIVRGAPAIGASAAFGYVLGAQKFNGAFDSAEGLAYMEKVKEKLASSRPTAVNLFWALDRMHRTFESFRNEPDVVKLLEEEALKIAYEDIEVNRAIGKHGAEVLRDGDTVLTHCNAGALATVDYGTALGVIRAAVEQGKKIKVFADETRPYLQGARLTAWELMKDGIDVTLISDNMAGWVMKKGWINAVVVGADRIAANGDVANKIGTYSVAILAQKHGIPFYVAAPLSTIDLNTPTGDEIPIEERSHREITHVQGVQIAPDNIKCYNPAFDVTPSHLITGIITEKGIVRPPYDVELKKLFE
- the glyA gene encoding serine hydroxymethyltransferase; amino-acid sequence: MWELLAKGDPEVYEIVMKELGRQEEGLELIASENFVSPAVMEAMGSTLTNKYAEGYPRRRYYGGCKFVDEAEQLARERVKKLFNCKYANVQPHSGSQANMAAYLAVANPGDTIMGMSLSHGGHLTHGSPVNFSGKLFNIVSYGVDLETEVLDYDEIERLALEHKPKIIIAGGSAYSRIIDFKRFREIADKVGAYLIVDMAHFAGLVAAGLYPNPVDHAHIVTSTTHKTLRGPRGGLILTNDEELYKAINKAVFPGIQGGPLMHVIAAKAVAFGEALKDEFKEYQMRIITNAKALAKELENLGLRIVSGGTDTHLFLVDLNPKNVTGKAAEKALESADITVNKNTIPKETRSPFVTSGIRIGTPAVTTRGMGESEMKVIAELIVKVIDNIQDEKGTIPEEIREEVKKAVHELTEKFPLYKDLT
- the pulA gene encoding type I pullulanase, with the protein product MADFAVINSRREIRLFSSSIPSILLINGRRASFIIDEFNGVKLIKVDFDLSVYDEVIIELSNGLSVPAYPVGLIDESEITYDDWLGYKIEDDSIVLKVWAPGPQRLFIEIFESESSADLPVVVPMELDKETGVWSVKISKKFLNSAYRYRIERFGKILYSPDPYAPAATVNGKLSYILKFDEFVPEGWESDEGPKLDSPVDAIIYEAHVKDLSTSWTANFQDRGKFVSLLEADASTVLGDKAGIAHIRELGATHIQFLPLQDFGSVDEVDDNAYNWGYDPMLYNVPEGSYSTDPCSPERRILEFRKLVSAVHKNGLGVILDVVYNHTYVIDTPFNRLVPYYYYRLKENGEFSNGSGCGNELATERTMVRKFIIDSLKHWVRNYHVDGFRFDLMALLGKSTVLEIERELRQVKEDLLLYGEPWSAASSSIKDVCLTKGEQRNINIAVFNDDLRNALKGYPDDESKGFVSGERGWETGIVIGMLGEIDYSHVFKGFTAHPTETINYASAHDNLTLYDKLIKSVPKISFEERKRMAALALSIILTSQGIAFIHAGSEMLRTKFLEENSYRSGSLINELNYLQKRIYRDFHEYIRGLILLRKNHLLFRLRTADEVRRHVEVLHIADGFVSVRLKDDQEEILVAHNARNEAVSLNISGTWKLLVYDCKIDLDGQRKVLDTIKVERLSTTVAIRMKDER